The Acidianus manzaensis genome has a window encoding:
- a CDS encoding zinc finger domain-containing protein has protein sequence MSIKLSLKEEIEPPVCSSCGRIIHPREKGVEFYCPNCGEILILRDKYCRLQGVEYTCPKCGFTGP, from the coding sequence TTGTCAATTAAACTTAGCTTAAAAGAGGAAATAGAACCACCAGTATGTAGTAGTTGTGGAAGAATTATTCATCCAAGAGAAAAAGGAGTAGAATTTTATTGCCCAAACTGTGGAGAAATATTAATTTTAAGAGATAAATATTGCAGATTACAAGGCGTAGAATACACATGCCCTAAATGCGGATTTACAGGACCTTAA
- a CDS encoding transcription elongation factor NusA, with amino-acid sequence MKIPLDYLCVKSGLLCNRCQSLVDSGEVDPFEVKVMEALLELEDTQFKELKDSTYYKSIKVNNLLILLVGSGPSMTIQKWIKVAKALQDKLGMKVRIIEKSSNIKSSAVQLLSPARVLGVNTVWLPDGSVQYVIRVSRNERRLLPADAVSLESILSKIHDTRVRIRVE; translated from the coding sequence ATGAAAATTCCGCTTGATTATTTATGTGTTAAAAGTGGGTTGCTTTGTAATAGATGTCAAAGTCTTGTAGACAGTGGTGAAGTTGACCCTTTTGAGGTTAAAGTTATGGAAGCATTATTGGAGTTAGAGGATACACAATTTAAGGAGCTAAAAGATTCCACTTATTATAAGAGTATCAAAGTTAACAATCTTTTAATTCTTTTAGTTGGTAGTGGTCCTTCTATGACTATACAAAAATGGATTAAAGTTGCTAAAGCTTTGCAAGATAAATTAGGAATGAAAGTAAGAATAATAGAAAAGTCAAGCAATATTAAAAGTAGTGCGGTCCAATTATTATCTCCAGCAAGAGTTTTAGGAGTTAATACTGTATGGTTACCTGATGGATCAGTACAGTACGTAATAAGAGTGTCAAGGAATGAAAGAAGATTATTGCCAGCTGATGCTGTGTCATTAGAATCAATTTTATCAAAAATACATGATACTAGAGTAAGGATAAGGGTAGAGTAA
- a CDS encoding CDC48 family AAA ATPase has product MSANSTEQPRKRELILKVVEARQKDVGRGKVRIDLDLLSQIDVSPGDIIEIEGQRKTAAIAWPLSADDIAEEKDIIRMDGITRKNAGVSIGDKVIVRKANVKQATSVKLAPSNFSITVDPGFVAYVKKKLKEFPIVEGDTVLIPVLGQAIPFTVIQVRPAGIVTVTDETSINISDKPLEQTRYPRVTYEDIGGMKNVIQKIRELVELPLRHPELFKRLGIEPPKGILLYGPPGVGKTLLAKAVANETDSYFTSINGPEIMSKFYGESEQRLREIFEDAKKHSPSIIFIDEIDAIAPKRDEVIGEVERRVVAQLLTLMDGLENRGNVIVIAATNRPNAVDPALRRPGRFDREIEIPLPDKQGRLEILQIHTRNMPLSKDVDLEKLSDISHGYTGADLASLVREAAMNALRRYLPKIDITQDKIPPEILEMMEVKMEDFMSALKEIVPSGMREIYIEVPEVKWEDIGGLDDIKEELREVAEYPLKFQEYYDIAGIEPPRGILLFGPPGTGKTMLAKAVSTESGANFIAIRGPEVLSKWVGESERAVREIFRKARMYAPSVIFFDEIDAIAPSRGISSDTGVTERLVNQLLAEMDGIENLDNVVIIAATNRPDILDPALLRPGRFEKLIYVPPPDKQARYEILKVHTKKVVLGEDVNLEDLAERTEGYTGADLAALVREAAMIAIREGMRDCIEKISSECQPLDKDCRDSKMRECMRNTSIKVEMKHFEDALKKVKPSVSQEMLQFYQTWVEKARQQLPRQVLKPSTFT; this is encoded by the coding sequence TTGAGTGCGAATTCTACTGAACAACCTAGAAAACGTGAGCTTATATTAAAAGTAGTTGAAGCAAGACAAAAAGATGTAGGAAGAGGAAAAGTAAGAATAGACTTAGACTTATTATCACAAATAGATGTAAGCCCAGGAGATATCATAGAAATTGAAGGTCAAAGAAAAACTGCTGCAATAGCCTGGCCTTTATCTGCCGATGACATAGCAGAAGAAAAAGATATAATAAGGATGGATGGAATAACTAGAAAAAACGCTGGAGTATCTATAGGAGATAAAGTAATAGTAAGAAAAGCAAATGTAAAACAAGCAACTTCTGTTAAATTAGCACCTTCTAATTTCTCAATTACTGTAGATCCTGGATTTGTAGCATATGTTAAAAAGAAATTAAAAGAGTTCCCTATAGTAGAAGGAGATACGGTATTAATCCCTGTATTAGGCCAAGCAATTCCTTTTACGGTAATTCAAGTAAGACCAGCTGGAATAGTTACAGTAACTGATGAGACTAGCATAAACATAAGTGATAAGCCGTTAGAACAAACTAGATATCCAAGAGTTACTTACGAAGATATAGGCGGAATGAAAAATGTAATACAAAAAATTAGGGAGCTAGTTGAATTACCTTTAAGGCATCCAGAGTTATTTAAAAGATTAGGAATAGAACCACCAAAAGGTATATTATTGTATGGACCTCCAGGAGTAGGAAAAACATTACTAGCAAAAGCTGTAGCCAATGAAACAGATTCCTACTTTACTTCCATAAATGGACCAGAAATAATGAGCAAATTCTATGGTGAAAGTGAACAAAGATTAAGAGAAATATTTGAAGATGCAAAGAAGCATTCTCCATCAATAATTTTCATAGATGAAATAGATGCGATAGCCCCTAAAAGAGATGAAGTTATAGGAGAAGTTGAAAGAAGAGTAGTAGCCCAATTATTAACATTAATGGACGGCTTAGAAAATAGAGGTAATGTAATAGTAATAGCTGCTACTAATAGACCTAATGCAGTAGATCCAGCATTAAGAAGGCCTGGCAGATTTGATAGAGAAATAGAAATTCCATTACCAGATAAGCAAGGAAGATTAGAAATCTTGCAGATACACACTAGAAATATGCCATTATCTAAAGATGTAGATTTAGAGAAATTAAGTGATATAAGCCATGGATATACTGGAGCAGATTTGGCTTCACTAGTAAGAGAAGCTGCAATGAATGCATTAAGAAGATATTTGCCAAAAATTGATATAACACAAGATAAAATTCCTCCAGAAATACTAGAAATGATGGAAGTTAAAATGGAAGATTTCATGTCAGCACTAAAGGAAATAGTACCTAGCGGAATGAGAGAAATTTATATCGAAGTACCAGAGGTAAAATGGGAAGACATAGGAGGACTAGATGACATAAAAGAGGAATTAAGAGAAGTTGCAGAATATCCATTAAAATTCCAAGAGTATTATGATATAGCAGGAATAGAGCCACCTAGAGGCATATTATTATTTGGACCTCCAGGTACTGGAAAAACAATGCTAGCCAAGGCAGTTTCAACTGAAAGCGGAGCTAATTTCATAGCAATAAGGGGACCAGAAGTATTATCAAAATGGGTGGGAGAAAGCGAAAGAGCAGTAAGAGAAATCTTTAGAAAAGCTAGAATGTATGCTCCTTCAGTAATATTCTTCGATGAAATTGATGCTATAGCACCAAGTAGAGGAATATCTTCAGATACTGGAGTTACAGAAAGATTAGTGAACCAGTTATTAGCAGAAATGGATGGAATAGAAAATCTAGATAATGTTGTAATAATAGCAGCTACAAATAGACCAGATATATTAGATCCAGCATTACTAAGACCAGGTAGATTCGAAAAATTGATATATGTTCCACCACCAGATAAACAAGCAAGATATGAAATATTAAAAGTCCACACAAAGAAAGTCGTCTTAGGAGAGGATGTTAATTTAGAAGATTTAGCAGAAAGAACAGAAGGATATACCGGAGCAGACTTGGCTGCGTTAGTTAGAGAAGCTGCAATGATAGCAATAAGAGAAGGAATGAGAGACTGCATCGAAAAAATATCTAGCGAATGCCAACCTTTAGATAAGGATTGCCGTGATTCTAAAATGAGAGAATGTATGAGAAATACCAGCATAAAGGTAGAAATGAAACACTTCGAAGATGCTTTAAAGAAGGTAAAGCCATCAGTATCTCAAGAGATGTTACAATTCTATCAGACCTGGGTAGAGAAAGCAAGACAACAACTACCTAGACAAGTATTAAAGCCTAGTACTTTCACGTGA
- the pth2 gene encoding peptidyl-tRNA hydrolase Pth2: MKMVIVVRSDVKMGKGKIAAQVAHAAVSLVLDILNSNNTKWKSWLYEWIDEGQPKIVVKVNNLEELLDRIQKAKSNGLPVSIISDAGKTQLQPGTITCGGIGPSEDSEIDPITGDLKLL, encoded by the coding sequence ATGAAAATGGTAATAGTTGTTAGATCAGACGTAAAGATGGGAAAAGGAAAAATAGCAGCTCAAGTAGCTCATGCAGCAGTAAGTTTAGTTTTAGATATTTTAAATTCAAATAATACTAAATGGAAATCATGGTTATATGAATGGATAGATGAAGGTCAGCCAAAAATCGTCGTAAAAGTAAATAATTTAGAAGAATTATTAGATAGAATTCAAAAAGCTAAATCAAATGGGTTACCAGTTAGTATAATATCTGATGCAGGTAAAACTCAATTACAACCAGGTACAATAACATGTGGTGGGATAGGTCCATCTGAGGACTCAGAAATAGATCCAATAACAGGTGATTTGAAATTACTTTAA
- the truD gene encoding tRNA pseudouridine(13) synthase TruD — MTLNYIDNIVGIESHYYDWEEINAEIPRPDGFKVTEEISYKSCEEWKGNSSGKYAVYILEKKDIDHFTAISILNKVLRKKVHYIGIKDANAITKQIVYINSPAEIQEYENSGLKLTFIGYANSKFNHTGNIFEITLNTDSVKEIENRISIISKNPYLPAFIGYQRFGTRRPITHVVGYYIVQRDWYNAVMSIISFPFYTESEIMRKSRKLIQEHKYEEALEIMPKKFKQERIILRNLIKFGNYYQALKSSFIPLSFYVEAYQSYLFNKLLSRTMKKIEDKENSYLGIYSDLSKCSQECKEIYKEENLSDNAFKIDELKINKPKLERKAFMKIRNLKINKNQITFALDRGMYATVFLVELLNIDARKIT, encoded by the coding sequence ATTACTTTAAATTATATTGATAATATTGTAGGAATAGAATCGCATTATTATGACTGGGAAGAAATAAATGCTGAAATACCAAGACCAGACGGTTTTAAAGTTACGGAAGAGATATCGTATAAATCATGCGAAGAATGGAAAGGAAATTCTTCTGGCAAGTATGCGGTATACATATTAGAAAAGAAAGATATAGATCATTTTACTGCAATCAGCATATTAAATAAGGTATTAAGAAAGAAAGTTCACTATATAGGAATTAAAGATGCAAATGCAATAACTAAGCAAATAGTATATATTAATTCACCAGCTGAAATTCAAGAGTATGAGAATTCTGGATTAAAACTTACCTTTATTGGTTATGCTAATTCTAAATTCAATCATACTGGGAATATTTTTGAGATAACTCTAAATACAGATTCTGTGAAAGAGATAGAAAACAGAATAAGTATAATCTCTAAAAATCCTTATCTACCTGCATTTATTGGATATCAAAGATTTGGCACTAGAAGACCTATTACACACGTGGTAGGATATTATATAGTTCAAAGAGATTGGTACAATGCAGTAATGAGTATAATTTCATTTCCTTTTTACACTGAGTCAGAAATAATGCGAAAATCTAGGAAATTAATTCAAGAACATAAATACGAAGAAGCATTAGAAATAATGCCAAAGAAGTTTAAACAAGAAAGAATAATACTTAGAAATTTAATAAAATTTGGAAATTATTATCAAGCATTAAAAAGCTCTTTTATACCTTTGAGTTTTTACGTTGAGGCTTATCAGAGTTATTTATTTAATAAACTTTTATCTAGGACAATGAAAAAAATTGAGGATAAAGAGAACTCATACTTAGGAATATATTCTGACTTAAGTAAATGCAGTCAAGAATGTAAAGAAATTTATAAAGAAGAAAATTTGAGCGATAATGCGTTCAAAATAGACGAGCTTAAAATAAATAAGCCTAAACTAGAAAGAAAAGCGTTTATGAAAATAAGAAATTTAAAAATAAATAAAAATCAGATAACTTTTGCCCTTGATAGAGGTATGTATGCAACAGTATTTTTGGTTGAGTTATTAAATATAGATGCAAGAAAAATAACTTAG
- a CDS encoding elongation factor 1-beta: MTDVLVVLKVYPDSDEIDLDQLANTIGGKLPEGYSVMRKDTEPIAFGLKALVLYIKMPEQTEGGTDTLEEIASNVEGVSHAEVVGVTRLGF, translated from the coding sequence ATGACAGATGTACTAGTAGTATTAAAAGTATATCCAGATAGTGATGAAATTGACCTAGATCAATTAGCTAATACTATAGGAGGAAAATTACCTGAAGGATATTCAGTAATGAGAAAAGATACTGAACCAATAGCTTTTGGATTAAAAGCTTTAGTATTGTATATAAAAATGCCAGAGCAAACAGAAGGAGGAACAGATACGTTAGAAGAAATAGCCTCTAACGTAGAAGGCGTAAGTCACGCAGAAGTAGTAGGAGTAACGAGACTAGGTTTTTAA
- a CDS encoding nucleotidyltransferase: protein MISFSSIGEALEKLRKIIDFVIIGDTVVELVLNKKGTDSDIDIFPVDTSVFAEEDKIREFCNENGWDYGSTPLDTPRLIVPLNEGQLQIDIYDNIQDFFVPPEIISNAKETKIGKYEFKVIRLEDYILLKANAYREEDEKELKDLLDIIGKKNIKIDKKYLECHINLFEENSSSIKERLKDIGFTLS, encoded by the coding sequence TTGATTAGTTTTAGTTCAATAGGAGAAGCTTTAGAAAAATTAAGAAAAATTATAGATTTTGTAATAATAGGAGATACAGTAGTGGAACTAGTTTTAAATAAAAAAGGAACTGATAGTGATATTGATATTTTTCCAGTAGATACAAGTGTTTTTGCTGAGGAAGATAAGATTAGAGAGTTTTGTAACGAAAACGGATGGGATTATGGATCTACTCCATTAGATACACCTAGATTAATAGTTCCATTAAATGAGGGACAATTACAGATAGATATATATGATAATATTCAAGATTTCTTTGTTCCACCAGAAATTATTTCGAATGCGAAAGAGACAAAAATTGGAAAATATGAATTTAAGGTTATACGGTTAGAAGATTATATTCTACTTAAAGCTAATGCGTATAGAGAAGAAGATGAGAAAGAGCTAAAGGATCTTCTAGATATTATAGGTAAGAAAAATATAAAAATAGATAAAAAATATCTTGAATGTCATATAAATCTATTTGAAGAAAACAGTAGTAGTATAAAAGAAAGGCTTAAAGATATTGGTTTTACGCTTTCTTAG
- the aspS gene encoding aspartate--tRNA(Asn) ligase → MLKSHFVSDITPELDGKEVTLAGWVHNVRDLGGKKFILLRDNSGIGQVVLEKGTEPFEIAKDITLESTLTVKGIVKADKRAPRGVEVHAKEIQILSTAKTPLPLDVSGKVNADIDTRLRERLLDLRRLEMESVIKIQSEAIKGFREYLYSQRFVEIFTPKIIATATEGGAQLFPVIYFGKEAFLAQSPQLYKELLAGAVERVFEIAPAWRAEESDTPFHLSEFLSADIEMAFADYNDVMNIVEDTIINMINKVKEKNVEELKILNYELPNIKKPIRRITYSDAIELLQKSGVKIKFGDDISTPELRTLNKELGEDLYFITDWPASARPFYTRRKQSNSELSESFDLIYRFVEIASGSSRNYRRETLEEELKLRGLNPVNFEFFLKWFDYGMPPHAGVGIGVQRLMIMFTGIQNVKEIALFPRDKKRLVP, encoded by the coding sequence ATGCTCAAAAGTCACTTCGTATCGGATATTACGCCAGAGTTAGATGGAAAAGAAGTAACGTTAGCAGGATGGGTGCATAATGTTAGAGATCTAGGAGGAAAGAAATTCATACTACTTAGAGATAATTCTGGTATTGGGCAAGTAGTCCTTGAAAAAGGAACTGAGCCTTTTGAGATTGCTAAAGATATAACTCTAGAGTCAACATTAACTGTTAAAGGAATAGTAAAGGCAGATAAGAGAGCTCCTAGAGGGGTAGAAGTACATGCTAAAGAAATACAAATACTAAGTACAGCAAAGACTCCTTTACCTTTAGATGTATCAGGCAAAGTTAATGCTGATATTGATACTAGATTGAGAGAAAGATTATTAGATTTAAGAAGGTTAGAAATGGAATCAGTAATTAAAATTCAGTCAGAAGCAATAAAAGGATTTAGAGAGTATTTATATTCTCAAAGATTTGTAGAAATTTTTACTCCAAAAATTATTGCTACTGCAACAGAAGGAGGAGCCCAATTATTTCCAGTTATTTATTTTGGAAAGGAAGCATTTCTTGCTCAAAGTCCACAGCTTTACAAGGAATTATTAGCAGGTGCAGTAGAAAGAGTTTTTGAAATAGCTCCTGCATGGAGAGCTGAGGAATCTGATACACCATTTCATTTGTCTGAGTTTTTAAGCGCTGATATAGAGATGGCATTTGCAGATTATAACGATGTAATGAATATAGTAGAAGACACAATAATAAATATGATAAATAAAGTAAAGGAAAAAAATGTAGAAGAATTAAAGATATTAAATTACGAATTGCCTAATATTAAAAAACCGATAAGAAGAATTACATATTCAGACGCAATAGAATTACTACAGAAATCTGGAGTAAAAATAAAATTTGGTGATGATATAAGTACACCAGAATTAAGAACATTAAACAAGGAATTAGGAGAAGACTTGTATTTTATAACTGATTGGCCAGCATCTGCTAGACCTTTCTATACTAGAAGAAAACAAAGCAATAGTGAATTGAGCGAAAGTTTCGACTTAATTTATAGATTTGTAGAAATTGCATCTGGAAGTAGTAGAAACTACAGAAGAGAAACGTTAGAGGAGGAGCTGAAATTACGAGGACTTAATCCTGTTAATTTTGAATTTTTCCTAAAATGGTTTGACTATGGTATGCCACCTCACGCTGGAGTAGGAATAGGTGTACAAAGATTAATGATAATGTTTACTGGAATACAAAACGTAAAAGAAATAGCATTATTCCCTAGAGATAAGAAAAGATTAGTACCCTAA
- a CDS encoding 50S ribosomal protein L40e, translating to MPLTDPEKIKIVQERVFLKKVCRNCGALNSLKATKCRRCHSKNLRPKKKELPTKKA from the coding sequence ATGCCTCTAACAGATCCTGAAAAAATAAAAATTGTACAAGAGAGAGTCTTCCTAAAAAAGGTATGCAGAAACTGTGGAGCATTGAACTCATTAAAAGCTACTAAGTGCAGAAGGTGCCATAGTAAAAACTTAAGACCAAAGAAGAAAGAACTACCAACTAAGAAAGCGTAA